One window of the Burkholderiales bacterium genome contains the following:
- a CDS encoding CopD family protein, with protein sequence MSILLKFFHVLGAVVWVGGMFFAYMALRPAAGEALEPPQRLKLWSGTLRRFFNWVWFAVVLLLASGFYLTYQLGGFNAPAYVYFMMAIGIVMMLIFAHVFFAPFKRLKRGVESQDWKAAGAALNQIRILVAVNLFLGLIVIATATLGKAGL encoded by the coding sequence ATGTCAATTCTATTAAAGTTTTTCCACGTTCTGGGAGCGGTGGTCTGGGTCGGCGGAATGTTTTTCGCGTATATGGCCTTGCGCCCCGCAGCGGGAGAAGCCCTCGAACCTCCGCAGCGGCTCAAGCTTTGGAGCGGCACCTTGCGCCGCTTTTTCAACTGGGTTTGGTTCGCCGTCGTGCTGTTATTGGCAAGCGGGTTTTACCTGACCTACCAATTGGGCGGCTTTAACGCACCAGCCTATGTTTATTTCATGATGGCCATCGGCATCGTCATGATGCTGATTTTCGCCCACGTGTTTTTCGCGCCGTTCAAGCGCCTTAAGCGGGGAGTGGAGTCACAGGACTGGAAAGCCGCGGGCGCCGCGCTCAATCAAATACGCATTCTGGTTGCAGTGAATTTGTTCCTGGGTCTCATCGTCATCGCTACGGCAACCTTGGGAAAGGCGGGCCTTTAA
- the rnhB gene encoding ribonuclease HII, producing the protein MSQQLICGVDEAGRGPLAGPVFAACVMLDPRKPITGLADSKRLTAIKRQALAEQIKSQARAWAVAYATVEEIDRLNILQASLLAMKRAVEMLAIEPAKVLVDGLYCPQVKFPARAIVKGDAKVPEIMAASILAKTARDAEMRLLHQRFPQYGFDKHKGYPTTQHLQALKQHGVTVIHRRSYAPVKALFRNGL; encoded by the coding sequence TTGAGCCAGCAGCTGATTTGCGGAGTGGATGAAGCGGGGCGCGGGCCCTTGGCCGGCCCCGTATTCGCGGCTTGCGTAATGCTGGATCCGCGAAAACCGATAACCGGGCTCGCCGATTCCAAGCGACTCACTGCAATCAAACGCCAAGCGCTGGCGGAGCAAATCAAATCTCAGGCGCGCGCCTGGGCCGTCGCTTACGCCACCGTGGAAGAAATCGACCGCCTGAACATCCTGCAGGCGAGCCTGCTGGCGATGAAACGCGCGGTGGAAATGCTTGCCATCGAGCCTGCCAAAGTTCTGGTGGATGGCCTGTACTGCCCGCAAGTGAAATTCCCGGCCCGTGCTATAGTCAAGGGCGACGCTAAAGTTCCGGAAATCATGGCGGCATCCATCCTGGCCAAGACCGCACGGGATGCGGAAATGCGGCTGCTACACCAGCGCTTTCCGCAATACGGTTTCGACAAGCACAAAGGTTATCCAACCACGCAGCACTTGCAAGCGCTCAAGCAGCACGGCGTGACGGTTATCCATCGCCGCAGCTACGCGCCGGTCAAAGCCTTGTTTCGTAATGGATTATGA